The DNA sequence GCCTAAAGATAGTGCTTAAACGATTATTTATAAACAAATAAGGCCATTCACGAGTAATGGCCTTAATCTTTTAACAATGAGTGTCAGTTATACTGTGAAGCTTTCGCCACAGCCACACTCATCTTTTTGGTTTGGATTTTTGAATTCAAAGCCTTCGTTTAGACCGTTTTTAACAAAGTCCAATTGCGTACCGTCTAGGTAAACAAGGCTTTTTGCATCGACGATCACTTTGACGCCATTGTTTTCGAAGACTTCGTCACCTTCTTGAAGTTCGTCAACAAACTCCAACACATAGGCGAGTCCAGAACACCCTGTGGTTTTAACCCCAAGGCGCAAACCTAAGCCCTTTCCTCGATTATCTAAAAAAGTTCTTACTCTGTCTGCTGCTGCGTCAGTCAAGCTAATGGCCATTCAACTACTGCCTTAATTCTTTATTTATCCAAAACCTAATTTACGAGTCGTTATTGTGCTCTGTCTTCTGTGTTAACAGAAATTATGCACCCTTTTTCGACTTATAATCTTCGATTGCTGCTTTGATTGCATCTTCAGCTAAAATCGAGCAGTGGATTTTAACTGGCGGTAGCGCAAGCTCTTCTGCAATTTCAGTGTTGCTCAGCTTTTGAGCTTCGTCGATTGATTTACCTTTAACCCACTCTGTTACCAAAGAAGAAGAAGCAATCGCTGATCCACAACCGTATGTTTTGAACTTAGCGTCTTCAATAATGCCTTGCTCATCAATTTTAAGTTGTAGCTTCATTACGTCACCACAAGCAGGTGCACCGACCATACCTGTTGCTACACTTGGATCGTTTTTGTCGAAAGAACCAACGTTACGAGGGTTCTCATAATGATCAATTACTTTATCGCTATAAGCCATTTTTAGCTCCTCAACCGCTTGTTACGGTCAATTTAAGTGTTTGTTGTTGGTCGCCCTATCAAAGTTGGTTCGTTAACAAGGCGACTGAATTCATTATTAGTGGCCAGCCCACTCAATTTTTGAAAGGTCTACGCCATCTTTGAACATTTCCCAAAGTGGTGACATTTCACGTAGCTTATCGATTGCGTTGTTTACTTGGCCAACAACGTGATCTATGTCTTCTTCTGTTGTGAAGCGACCAATACTGAAACGAATTGAGCTGTGCGCTAACTCGTCAGATAAACCTAATGCACGAAGAACGTATGAAGGCTCTAGGCTCGCAGAAGTACACGCAGAACCCGAAGATACTGCCATGTCTTTAAGTGCCATGATTAAGCTTTCACCTTCAACAAAGTTGAAGCTTACGTTGAAAATACCTGGGAAACGCTGATCCATGTCACCGTTGATGTAAGTTTCTTCAATGTCTTTGATGCCATTCCACAGACGGTCACGCAACGCGATAATGTGCTGAGTGTCTTTTTCCATGTCTTCTTTAGCGATGCGTGCTGCTTCACCCATACCTACGATTTGGTGAACAGGAAGCGTACCAGAACGGAAACCACGCTCATGACCACCACCGTGCATTTGCGCTTCAAGACGAATACGAGGCTTACGACGGACATACAATGCGCCGATACCTTTTGGCCCATACATCTTGTGAGCAGAAAAAGACATTAAGTCTACTTTTAATTCACCTAGGTCTACCGGAACTTTACCTGCACTTTGTGCTGCATCAACGTGGAAAATGATTTTGCGTTCGCGACACATTTCACCAATTTTGGCGATGTCTTGCTTCACACCGATTTCGTTGTTTACGTGCATGATAGATACTAATACCGTATCGTCACGCATTGCATTTGCTAGTACATCAAGGTCTACAAGGCCGTTCGCTTGAACGTCTAAATACGTTACTTCAAAACCTTGACGCTCTAGTTCACGACATGTATCCAAAACTGCTTTGTGCTCAGTTTTGGCAGTGATGATGTGCTTACCTTTTTTAGAATAAAAATGCGCAGCACCTTTAATTGCTAAGTTGTTTGATTCTGTTGCGCCAGACGTGAATACGATTTCACGTGGGTCAGCGTTTACTAACTCTGCAATGTTGTTACGAGCAATATCGACAAGCTCTTCAGCTTGCCAGCCGTAGCGGTGAGAACGCGACGCTGGGTTACCAAACGTGCCGTCCATTGTTAAACAATCTGTCATCGCTTTTGCAACACGCGGGTCTACCGGTGTTGTTGCAGCATAATCTAGGTAAATAGGTAGCTTCATTTATGTCTCCGCTCTCTATTGTTGGTAGAACAATAGTTAAAAAATTTATAGGCTATCGGCAATCAATCGGATTGCTTTGTTGTCCGCATCTTGGCGCTCTGCAATGCGTTTTACGTCTTTTTGTTCGACAAGCTCACCAAGAGTGATGTTACTCAAAAAGCTTTCTATGCGATCACTAAGGTTGGCCCAAAGTTTATGCGTTAAGCAGCGCGAGCCGCCTTGGCAATTCGCTTGACCTGCACACTTGGTCGCGTCAACGCTTTCGTCTACAGCCGCTATCACTTCGTTAATTGAAATCAAGTTTGCTTCGCGACCCAAAAAGTATCCACCGCCAGGACCGCGAACACTATTGACCAATTGGCTTTTTCTCAACTTGGCAAACAGCTGCTCGAGGTAGGATAAAGAGATGCCTTGACGCTCAGAAATGTCCATTAGAGGCACTGGGCCATCCGATGCATGTAATGCTACATCCAACATGGCAGTCACTGCATATCGACCTTTAGATGAAAGTTTCATTTACATTCCTTCTTGAGCCAGCTAAACCGTGTAAACACTGCGCAATAGCGTGATTTAGAGTTAAATTTCTATGGCTGCGCATTGTACAAACCTGAGTAAAATAGTCAAGTATTAATACCTGACTACTTTAGTAGGTTATTATGAGTTTTTCTAATAGATAATGCGATTTTGCTATGACGGTCAAAAATAGAGAGTTAACCGTCAAAACAAAGGAGTTATCGCGTATTAGATTTTTGGGTCAAAACCAGCCATACCAGCTTCGCGCTGTTTGGCCGCAGCTTGCTCGGCAGCTTTAAAGTCATCTTCTAGATCAATCTCAGGCAAAGCCTTGTCACATACATCACCGCCGAGTTTACAGACTTCGGTACACAAAGATGTGATCTTCTCGTCCATGATTGAGATATGGTCAACCATACGACCTATCGCGCTTGCGACTGGATCTGGGTTATCTGGCGATACAGCATATGCATCAAAGCCATACTTTGCGGCTATCTTGCTGCGTTTTTCGTGTTTATCGGCAGCGGCTTTACTCACCACTCGACCTGGAATTCCTACTACTGTTGCCCCCTCTGGTACTTCCTTGACGACAACTGAGTTAGACCCAACACGAGCGTTTTTATTAATTAGGATAGGTCCAAGAATTTTAGCTCCGGCGCCAACAACAACGCCATCGGCCAACGTTGGGTGACGTTTTCCGCCATTCCAGCTCGTACCACCAAGTGTCACGCCGTGATAAACAGTTACATCATCACCAATTTCGGCAGTTTCGCCTATGACGACACCCATACCGTGATCGATAAAAAAGCGACGACCGATTTTTGCCCCAGGATGAATCTCAACACCTGTAATCCAGCGAGCAATGGTCGAAATAAAGCGCGCCAGCCATTTCCAGTTTGCGTTCCAGAGTCTATGACTTAAACGTTGGCACCAAATAGCATGCAAACCAGGATAATTGAATAGAATTTCCATATTGCCACGTGCTGCAGGATCCCTTGCATATACACTTTTGATGTCTTCTTTAATTCGCTCAAACATAGGGGTTAAAGGTCTCTCGTTTAGTCCTTGGTATTGTTTGCGTCTTTTTCAATTGAGGCTAAAACGCCGCGTAAAATGTTTAACTCATGTGACTCAGGACGAGCGCGGTTGAACAATCGACGAAGTTTTGCCATCACCTGACCTGGGTGTTGTTTTACAATAAAGCCTGTCTTAGTAAGGGCCTGCTCCAAATGCATATAAAACCCTTCCAGCTGTTCGCTGTTTGGATATTCAACATCACTTGGTTCGAACTGCGCTTGTTGGCTATCTAAGAAGTGCATGCGGATCTCATAACACAAGGTCTGAACAGCCATCGCCAAATTCAAAGAGCTGTACTCAGGGTTTGAAGGAATATGCACGTGGAACTGACACTGCTGTAGTTCTTCGTTGGTCAATCCTGAGTTTTCACGTCCGAACACCAAGGCCACTTTGGCATTTTGTCCTTCTTCGACTACTTTTTTACCACACTCACGTGGCTCAAGCATTGGCCATGACAAAGTACGAGAACGCGCGCTTGTCGCAATAGTTAACTGACAATCAGCGATGGCGTCCTTGAGTTCAGGAACAATTTTGGCGTTGCCCAAAATGTCTGTTGCACCAGCGGCTAACGCCGACGCGTGGCTATCTGGCTCTTGAACAGGGTCGACTAATACTAAGTCTGACAATCCCATTGTTTTCATAGCACGACAAACTGATCCAATGTTGCCTGTGTGTGAGGTGTTAACCAGTACAATTCGAACGTTTTCTAACATGATCTTTGATCTAAACACTTTTCAATTTTGATAATTCGGCGAAGTTTAGCACAAACCTACATGTAGATTGAATGGAGGGATGCGACATTAATTACAAAATTCAATCGCGTTGATAGTCAAAGTTATTACTTTAGCTAATCTGAACCTAGTCTCGGTTCAAAAATTCTCACTTGTTGATCCGCGATAATGTCCCATACACTGCTATTTTACTGATATAAACTTTGAGAATGAGCGTGGCCTCTTTAAAACAGAATCCTTATGTGTGGGCAATGACTGCGGTACTGCTGTGGTCAACGGTCGCAACTGCATTTAAAATTGCACTTGATTACTTAGCACCAAGTGAGTTACTGCTTTTTGCTTGCACCAGCTCGGCTATCGCCTTGCTGTTTGTGTGCTTGGTTCAAGGCAAACTTGCGCACTGTAAAGTCGAGTTAAAGAACCGGCCGGGCTATTACATCCTTTCCGCGCTTATTAACCCGGTCGGGTATTACTTAGTGTTATTTGGCGCATATAGTTTATTACCCGGCTCTCAAGCTCAACCCATTAACTATACCTGGGCCATCTCGCTTACTATTTTATCGGCGGTGGTATTAAAACAGCGCATCACATTTAAAGATGGTATTGCATGTGTGTTGGGTTATTTGGGTGTCTTTGTTATTGCCACTAAAGGCAATGTATTTGGGGTTCAATTTGACAGTATTACTGGCGTAGCGCTTGCGCTCTTTTCGACGTTTTTGTGGTCTGGGTTTTGGATTTTAAACGCCAAAAATCTCACTGATTCAACGGTATCTCTGACTATTAACTTTTGTATTGCAACTGTTGTGCTGTGGATATTTGTCGGTACCCAGTTTGATTTTTCAAAACTCAATTGGGTTGCTGGCAGTGCAGTGGTTTACATAGGTTTGTTTGAAATGGGCATTACGTTTTTGTTCTGGTCCAAAGCGATGAAGTTAACGACTAACACGTCGGTGATTGCCAACCTGATTTTCCTCTCTCCTTTTGTTTCTCTTATTTTGCTGCATTACGTTCGCGGTGAGCAAATTTATCTAGCTACTGTAGTCGGCTTGCTGATCATTATTGGCGCTTTGTTAATTCAACAATTACCCTTTAAAACAAAAAAGGGCTGATAAATCAGCCCTTTCATTTCAACGTTTAAGTTAAAGTTCGTTGCAGATTAAACTGCTTGTTGAACGATAACTTTTTCCGCTTTGTCCGTGTACTGCTTCATTTGGTGGAAGTTTAAGTAACGGTACGTGTCAGCCGCTGTCGTATCGATGTGCTTCGCGTATTCCATGTATTCTGCAACTGTTGGGATTTTGCCCATGATTGCGCCAGCCGCAGCTAGCTCAGCAGAAGTTAGGTATACGTTCGCACCTGTACCTAGGCGGTTAGGGAAGTTACGTGTAGAAGTTGAAAGTACAGTCGCACCATCAGCAACACGTGCTTGGTTACCCATACATAGTGAACAGCCTGGAGTTTCGATTCGAACGCCTGCTTTACCGTATGTGAAGTAGTAACCTTCTTCCGTTAACTGGTCACGGTCCATCTTCGTTGGAGGCGCAACCCAAGTACGAGTTGGTAATACACCACCATAGTTTTCCATTAGCTTACCAGCTGCACGGAAGTGACCAATGTTAGTCATACAAGAGCCGATGAATACTTCATCGATGCCAGTACCAGCAACGTCAGACAATAATTTCGCATCGTCTGGGTCGTTTGGACAACATACGATTGGCTCTTTGATGTCGTTTAGGTCGATTTCTAGAACGTGTGCGTATTCTGCATCTGCGTCCGCTTCCATTAGAGATGGGTTCGCTAACCACTCTTCCATCGCTGTGATACGACGCTCAATAGTACGAACATCGCCGTAACCTTCAGAAATCATCCACTTAAGCATAACGATGTTTGAGTTAAGGTACTCAGCAACCGCCTCTTCGTCCATCTTGATTGTACAACCAGCAGCTGAACGTTCAGCTGATGCGTCAGATAGTTCGAACGCTTGCTCTACAGTTAGACCTTTAAGGCCTTCGATTTCTAGTACACGACCAGAGAATTCGTTGATCTTACCTGCTTTCTCAACAGTCAATAGACCTTCTTTGATACCGTAGTAAGGGATAGCGTGTACAAGGTCACGTAATGTGATACCTGGTTGCATTTCACCTTTAAAACGAACCAATACTGACTCAGGCATATCAAGAGGCATAACACCTGTTGCCGCTGCGAATGCAACTAGACCTGAACCTGCAGGGAATGAAATACCTAGAGGGAAACGAGTATGAGAGTCACCACCAGTACCTACTGTGTCTGGTAACAACATACGGTTTAACCACGAGTGGATAACACCGTCACCTGGACGAAGTGATACACCGCCACGGTTCATGATGAAGTCAGGTAGTGTGTGGTGCGTGTTAACGTCAACCGGCTTAGGATAAGCAGATGTGTGACAGAAAGACTGCATTGTTAAGTCAGCTTGGAAACCAAGACATGCTAAGTCTTTAAGTTCGTCACGTGTCATAGGACCTGTTGTATCCTGAGAACCAACCGTAGTCATCTTAGGCTCACAGTATTGACCTGGACGTACACCGTCTACGCCACATGCTTTACCAACCATCTTCTGAGCTAGTGTGTAGCCTTTAGTAGATTCTGCAGTGTCAGTTGGAAGAGCGAAGATGTCAGTTGCACCTAGACCTAATGCTTCACGGGCACGA is a window from the Psychrosphaera ytuae genome containing:
- the iscA gene encoding iron-sulfur cluster assembly protein IscA is translated as MAISLTDAAADRVRTFLDNRGKGLGLRLGVKTTGCSGLAYVLEFVDELQEGDEVFENNGVKVIVDAKSLVYLDGTQLDFVKNGLNEGFEFKNPNQKDECGCGESFTV
- the iscU gene encoding Fe-S cluster assembly scaffold IscU, which produces MAYSDKVIDHYENPRNVGSFDKNDPSVATGMVGAPACGDVMKLQLKIDEQGIIEDAKFKTYGCGSAIASSSLVTEWVKGKSIDEAQKLSNTEIAEELALPPVKIHCSILAEDAIKAAIEDYKSKKGA
- a CDS encoding IscS subfamily cysteine desulfurase, whose translation is MKLPIYLDYAATTPVDPRVAKAMTDCLTMDGTFGNPASRSHRYGWQAEELVDIARNNIAELVNADPREIVFTSGATESNNLAIKGAAHFYSKKGKHIITAKTEHKAVLDTCRELERQGFEVTYLDVQANGLVDLDVLANAMRDDTVLVSIMHVNNEIGVKQDIAKIGEMCRERKIIFHVDAAQSAGKVPVDLGELKVDLMSFSAHKMYGPKGIGALYVRRKPRIRLEAQMHGGGHERGFRSGTLPVHQIVGMGEAARIAKEDMEKDTQHIIALRDRLWNGIKDIEETYINGDMDQRFPGIFNVSFNFVEGESLIMALKDMAVSSGSACTSASLEPSYVLRALGLSDELAHSSIRFSIGRFTTEEDIDHVVGQVNNAIDKLREMSPLWEMFKDGVDLSKIEWAGH
- the iscR gene encoding Fe-S cluster assembly transcriptional regulator IscR — protein: MKLSSKGRYAVTAMLDVALHASDGPVPLMDISERQGISLSYLEQLFAKLRKSQLVNSVRGPGGGYFLGREANLISINEVIAAVDESVDATKCAGQANCQGGSRCLTHKLWANLSDRIESFLSNITLGELVEQKDVKRIAERQDADNKAIRLIADSL
- the cysE gene encoding serine O-acetyltransferase translates to MFERIKEDIKSVYARDPAARGNMEILFNYPGLHAIWCQRLSHRLWNANWKWLARFISTIARWITGVEIHPGAKIGRRFFIDHGMGVVIGETAEIGDDVTVYHGVTLGGTSWNGGKRHPTLADGVVVGAGAKILGPILINKNARVGSNSVVVKEVPEGATVVGIPGRVVSKAAADKHEKRSKIAAKYGFDAYAVSPDNPDPVASAIGRMVDHISIMDEKITSLCTEVCKLGGDVCDKALPEIDLEDDFKAAEQAAAKQREAGMAGFDPKI
- the trmJ gene encoding tRNA (cytosine(32)/uridine(32)-2'-O)-methyltransferase TrmJ, which produces MLENVRIVLVNTSHTGNIGSVCRAMKTMGLSDLVLVDPVQEPDSHASALAAGATDILGNAKIVPELKDAIADCQLTIATSARSRTLSWPMLEPRECGKKVVEEGQNAKVALVFGRENSGLTNEELQQCQFHVHIPSNPEYSSLNLAMAVQTLCYEIRMHFLDSQQAQFEPSDVEYPNSEQLEGFYMHLEQALTKTGFIVKQHPGQVMAKLRRLFNRARPESHELNILRGVLASIEKDANNTKD
- a CDS encoding DMT family transporter codes for the protein MTAVLLWSTVATAFKIALDYLAPSELLLFACTSSAIALLFVCLVQGKLAHCKVELKNRPGYYILSALINPVGYYLVLFGAYSLLPGSQAQPINYTWAISLTILSAVVLKQRITFKDGIACVLGYLGVFVIATKGNVFGVQFDSITGVALALFSTFLWSGFWILNAKNLTDSTVSLTINFCIATVVLWIFVGTQFDFSKLNWVAGSAVVYIGLFEMGITFLFWSKAMKLTTNTSVIANLIFLSPFVSLILLHYVRGEQIYLATVVGLLIIIGALLIQQLPFKTKKG
- the acnB gene encoding bifunctional aconitate hydratase 2/2-methylisocitrate dehydratase, translated to MLQEYRKHVEERAAQGVVPKPLDAAQVADLVELIKNPPAGEEEFILDLLTNRVPPGVDDAAYVKAGFLAAVAKGEATSPILSAEKATELLGTMLGGYNIEPMIQLLDNADLASTAAEGLKKTLLMFDAFFDVKEKADAGNAKAKEVMESWANAEWFLNKPKVAEKITVKVFKVTGETNTDDLSPAPDAWSRPDIPLHATAMLKMEREGINPDQPGTVGPIKQIEELQQDGIPLAYVGDVVGTGSSRKSATNSVLWFMGEDIPFVPNKRAGGVCLGGKIAPIFYNTMEDSGALPIELDVQKMNMGDVIDIFPYEGVVKRSGTDEVISTFELSKVLLDEVRAGGRIPLIIGRGLTTRAREALGLGATDIFALPTDTAESTKGYTLAQKMVGKACGVDGVRPGQYCEPKMTTVGSQDTTGPMTRDELKDLACLGFQADLTMQSFCHTSAYPKPVDVNTHHTLPDFIMNRGGVSLRPGDGVIHSWLNRMLLPDTVGTGGDSHTRFPLGISFPAGSGLVAFAAATGVMPLDMPESVLVRFKGEMQPGITLRDLVHAIPYYGIKEGLLTVEKAGKINEFSGRVLEIEGLKGLTVEQAFELSDASAERSAAGCTIKMDEEAVAEYLNSNIVMLKWMISEGYGDVRTIERRITAMEEWLANPSLMEADADAEYAHVLEIDLNDIKEPIVCCPNDPDDAKLLSDVAGTGIDEVFIGSCMTNIGHFRAAGKLMENYGGVLPTRTWVAPPTKMDRDQLTEEGYYFTYGKAGVRIETPGCSLCMGNQARVADGATVLSTSTRNFPNRLGTGANVYLTSAELAAAGAIMGKIPTVAEYMEYAKHIDTTAADTYRYLNFHQMKQYTDKAEKVIVQQAV